From the Acidovorax carolinensis genome, one window contains:
- a CDS encoding pyridoxine 5'-phosphate synthase produces the protein MNMPQHILHRTALSVNVNKVALVRNTRHLGIPSVTRAAELCLQAGAQGITVHPRPDERHIRRQDVFELAALMKDWPDREYNIEGNPSQNLMDFIRQVRPHQATFVPDSEDQFTSDHGWSFPQDAERLAPLIAECRALGVRVSLFMDPVPEQMAAAKAAGADRVELYTEPYAAAWGKPQQAAELQRYAAAAQAALNVGLGVNAGHDLNRDNLAAFVRGVPGLLEVSIGHALIADALELGYAATVQAYLGCIAAGFAPIKNS, from the coding sequence ATGAACATGCCACAACACATCCTGCATCGCACCGCCTTGTCGGTCAACGTCAACAAGGTGGCCCTGGTGCGCAACACGCGCCACCTGGGCATTCCCAGCGTCACGCGCGCCGCCGAGCTGTGCTTGCAGGCGGGTGCGCAGGGCATCACGGTGCACCCCCGGCCCGATGAGCGACACATCCGCCGCCAGGATGTGTTCGAGCTGGCCGCGCTGATGAAGGACTGGCCCGACCGCGAATACAACATCGAAGGCAACCCGTCGCAGAACCTCATGGATTTCATCCGCCAGGTTCGCCCCCACCAGGCGACCTTTGTGCCTGACAGCGAAGACCAGTTCACCAGCGACCATGGCTGGAGCTTTCCGCAGGATGCCGAACGCCTCGCGCCCTTGATCGCGGAGTGCAGGGCGCTGGGCGTGCGCGTGAGCCTGTTCATGGACCCGGTGCCCGAGCAGATGGCCGCAGCCAAGGCGGCAGGCGCCGACCGGGTGGAGCTGTACACCGAGCCCTACGCAGCCGCCTGGGGCAAGCCGCAGCAAGCCGCCGAGCTGCAACGCTACGCCGCTGCTGCCCAGGCCGCGCTGAATGTGGGGCTTGGCGTGAATGCGGGCCACGACCTCAACCGCGACAACCTGGCCGCTTTTGTGCGCGGGGTGCCCGGCTTGCTGGAGGTCTCCATCGGCCACGCGTTGATTGCCGACGCGCTGGAGCTCGGTTATGCCGCCACGGTGCAGGCGTATCTGGGTTGCATTGCAGCGGGCTTTGCACCCATCAAAAACTCCTGA
- the recO gene encoding DNA repair protein RecO, whose product MPVRRIADEPAFVLHSYDWSESSLILEVFCRRQGRVALVAKGAKKPSSNFRPVLLPLQPLLVTYTLTGDGTADIHTLKGAEWVGGHVMPTGDALLSGMYLNELLLRLLARADPHAALFDAYAGVVRVLASEHGDALEPVLRSFELLLLREIGLLPSLDAQTMTFAPLQPDARYTLVPEGGLRAASSADRAGLLGSQWQALQRALDAVPSYTATLRACAPVAAELKPQLRALLQYHCGSPTLRTRQLMIDLQSL is encoded by the coding sequence ATGCCAGTGCGCCGCATTGCCGATGAGCCCGCCTTCGTGCTGCACAGCTACGACTGGAGCGAGTCCAGCCTGATCCTGGAAGTGTTTTGCCGCCGGCAGGGCCGAGTGGCCCTGGTGGCCAAGGGCGCCAAGAAGCCCAGCTCCAACTTCCGCCCCGTATTGCTGCCGCTGCAACCCTTGCTCGTGACCTACACGCTCACTGGGGATGGCACGGCCGACATCCACACGCTCAAGGGCGCCGAGTGGGTGGGCGGCCATGTGATGCCCACGGGCGATGCGCTGCTGTCGGGCATGTACCTCAACGAACTGCTGCTGCGGCTGCTGGCCCGGGCCGACCCGCACGCTGCCCTGTTCGATGCCTATGCCGGCGTGGTGCGCGTGCTGGCCAGCGAGCATGGTGATGCGCTGGAGCCCGTGCTGCGCAGCTTCGAGCTGCTGCTGCTGCGTGAGATTGGCCTGCTGCCCAGCCTGGATGCCCAGACCATGACCTTCGCGCCGCTGCAGCCCGATGCGCGCTACACGCTGGTGCCTGAAGGCGGCTTGCGCGCCGCGTCCTCCGCCGACCGTGCAGGCCTGCTCGGCAGCCAGTGGCAGGCCCTGCAGCGCGCGCTGGATGCCGTGCCCAGCTACACCGCCACCTTGCGTGCCTGCGCCCCGGTGGCCGCCGAACTCAAACCTCAGTTGCGGGCCTTGCTGCAATACCATTGCGGCAGCCCGACGCTGCGCACCCGCCAGCTCATGATCGACCTGCAGTCCTTATGA
- the era gene encoding GTPase Era: MNDATKDVAGDAGAESAPVQNDLDAMLAAAGAPAAVPGQRCGVIAIVGKPNVGKSTLLNALVGQKISITSRKAQTTRHRITGIRTREQTQFVFVDTPGFQTRHATALNKSLNKTVMGAIGDVDLILFVVEAGNFTLADAKVLSLFKPGIPTLLVANKLDMVHRRAELAPWLKSMQERHPFTEFVPMSAKNKGDIERLFGICAKYLPEQAWWYAEDELTDRSEKFLASETVREKLFRFTGDELPYTSTVVIDKFDEEKSKQHKRLVKIAATIVVERDNHKMMVIGDKGERLKRIGTEARQELEKLMDAKVFLELWVKVRSGWADDEARVRSFGYE; this comes from the coding sequence ATGAATGATGCTACCAAAGATGTAGCTGGTGACGCAGGCGCTGAAAGCGCTCCGGTGCAAAACGACCTGGATGCCATGCTGGCCGCCGCGGGTGCTCCGGCGGCCGTTCCGGGCCAGCGCTGCGGCGTGATCGCCATCGTGGGCAAACCCAATGTGGGCAAATCGACCCTGCTCAACGCGCTGGTGGGCCAGAAGATCAGCATCACCTCGCGCAAGGCGCAGACCACGCGGCACCGCATCACGGGCATCCGCACGCGCGAGCAGACGCAGTTTGTCTTTGTCGATACGCCCGGATTCCAGACCCGCCACGCCACGGCGCTCAACAAGTCGCTCAACAAGACCGTGATGGGCGCGATTGGCGACGTGGACCTGATCCTGTTTGTGGTCGAAGCCGGCAATTTCACGCTGGCCGATGCCAAGGTATTGAGCCTGTTCAAGCCCGGCATCCCCACGCTGCTGGTGGCCAACAAGCTCGACATGGTGCACCGCCGCGCCGAACTGGCGCCCTGGCTCAAGAGCATGCAGGAGCGCCACCCGTTTACCGAGTTCGTGCCCATGTCGGCCAAGAACAAGGGCGATATCGAGCGCCTTTTTGGCATCTGCGCCAAATACCTGCCCGAACAGGCCTGGTGGTATGCAGAAGACGAGCTGACCGACCGCAGCGAAAAGTTTCTGGCCTCCGAGACCGTGCGCGAGAAGCTGTTCCGCTTCACGGGCGATGAACTGCCTTACACCTCCACCGTGGTCATCGACAAGTTTGATGAGGAAAAGAGCAAGCAGCACAAGCGCCTGGTGAAGATTGCCGCCACCATCGTGGTCGAGCGCGACAACCACAAGATGATGGTGATCGGCGACAAGGGCGAGCGCTTGAAGCGCATCGGCACCGAAGCCCGCCAGGAGCTGGAAAAGCTCATGGACGCCAAGGTGTTCCTGGAGCTGTGGGTCAAGGTGCGTTCCGGCTGGGCAGACGATGAAGCCCGCGTGCGCTCGTTCGGTTATGAATAG
- the rnc gene encoding ribonuclease III: protein MQPALLALQNRLQHTFSNASLLQRAVTHRSFSADHNERLEFLGDSVLNLAVASLLYQRLSDLPEGDLSRVRANLVKQDTLHQLALRLQVSDVLRLGEGESKSGGQQRPSILADALEALIGAVYLDAGYASAEALVHRLFEGVEINPQMQAAAKDPKTALQEWLQGRKMKLPQYSVVATVGAAHRQTFDVECEITELGLAERGIGGSRRAGEQAAAAAMLATLKAKNL from the coding sequence GTGCAGCCGGCTCTTCTAGCGCTGCAGAACCGTCTGCAGCACACCTTCTCCAACGCCTCGCTGCTCCAGCGTGCCGTCACGCACCGCAGCTTTTCAGCGGACCACAATGAGCGCCTGGAGTTTCTCGGCGATTCGGTGCTCAATCTGGCCGTCGCCAGCCTGCTGTACCAGCGGCTGAGCGATCTGCCCGAGGGCGATCTCTCGCGCGTGCGCGCCAACCTCGTCAAGCAGGACACCCTGCACCAGCTCGCACTGCGTCTGCAGGTGTCCGACGTTCTGCGTTTGGGCGAGGGCGAGTCCAAGTCCGGCGGCCAGCAGCGGCCCTCCATCCTGGCCGATGCGCTCGAAGCCCTGATTGGCGCCGTCTACCTCGATGCCGGTTACGCCAGTGCCGAGGCGCTGGTGCACCGCCTGTTTGAGGGGGTGGAAATCAACCCCCAGATGCAGGCCGCCGCCAAGGACCCCAAGACCGCGTTGCAGGAGTGGCTGCAGGGTCGCAAAATGAAGCTGCCGCAATACAGCGTGGTGGCCACGGTAGGGGCGGCGCACCGCCAGACCTTTGACGTGGAGTGCGAAATCACCGAACTGGGCCTGGCCGAACGGGGCATCGGCGGTTCGCGCCGTGCCGGCGAACAGGCCGCCGCCGCCGCCATGCTGGCCACACTGAAAGCGAAGAATTTATGA
- a CDS encoding DUF4845 domain-containing protein, whose product MSTHRTASRSRQRGLSFFGLIFVGLFAVAAFAIGGQSIPIFLEYVAAKKAIEKAKIETTVPAIRAAFDRAAAIDDINSLKGSDLEITKRGDKVVVSFKYAREIPLAGPAYLVYRFDAQTN is encoded by the coding sequence ATGAGCACGCATCGCACAGCCAGCCGGTCGCGCCAGCGCGGCCTGTCGTTCTTCGGGCTGATCTTTGTCGGTTTGTTTGCGGTGGCAGCCTTTGCCATTGGCGGGCAGTCCATTCCGATCTTCCTGGAATATGTCGCGGCCAAAAAGGCCATCGAGAAGGCCAAGATCGAGACCACCGTGCCCGCGATTCGTGCTGCTTTTGACCGCGCCGCAGCCATTGACGATATCAACTCGCTCAAGGGTTCCGACCTCGAAATCACCAAGCGTGGCGACAAGGTGGTGGTGTCCTTCAAATATGCGCGCGAGATTCCCCTGGCAGGCCCCGCCTACCTGGTGTATCGCTTTGACGCGCAGACCAACTAG
- the lepB gene encoding signal peptidase I, protein MQFMQILTSLVLAAFAGYVGAWYMGAIEGNFALLLFLATVVTGAYWLGERLVFLPRRRRAAQAIEDAAVQRRAELDRMGIQKVDVDVQEAKGRILMQPWWLDWTAGLFPVIAAVFFLRSFLFEPFKIPSGSMIPTLLVGDLILVNKFTYGVRLPVINTKIIEGNQPARGDVMVFRYPPQPSLDYIKRVVGVPGDEVAYLNKRLTVNGKPVETTAVPDFFDEDAMRYFKQYEEQLGGQPHRLLNNPDVPAFVQGASNFAYRDNCRYSVEGVVCKVPQGHYFMMGDNRDNSLDSRYWGFVPEANIVGKAFFVWMNFGNLKRIGSFH, encoded by the coding sequence ATGCAGTTCATGCAAATTCTGACTTCGTTGGTGCTCGCGGCCTTTGCGGGCTACGTCGGTGCCTGGTACATGGGTGCCATCGAGGGCAACTTCGCCTTGTTGCTGTTCCTGGCCACCGTGGTCACCGGGGCCTACTGGCTGGGCGAGCGCCTGGTTTTTCTGCCGCGCAGGCGCCGCGCGGCGCAGGCCATCGAGGATGCAGCCGTGCAACGCCGCGCCGAGCTCGACCGCATGGGCATCCAGAAGGTCGATGTGGACGTGCAGGAGGCCAAGGGCCGCATCCTGATGCAGCCCTGGTGGCTGGACTGGACTGCAGGCTTGTTTCCGGTGATCGCTGCGGTGTTCTTCCTGCGCTCGTTCCTTTTCGAGCCCTTCAAGATCCCGTCCGGTTCCATGATTCCCACCTTGCTGGTGGGCGACCTGATTCTGGTGAACAAGTTCACCTACGGCGTCCGGCTGCCGGTCATCAACACCAAAATCATCGAGGGCAACCAGCCTGCGCGTGGCGATGTGATGGTCTTTCGCTATCCGCCGCAGCCCAGCCTGGATTACATCAAGCGGGTGGTGGGCGTGCCCGGTGATGAGGTGGCCTACCTGAACAAGCGCCTCACGGTGAACGGCAAGCCCGTCGAAACCACGGCGGTGCCCGATTTCTTTGATGAAGACGCAATGCGCTATTTCAAGCAGTACGAAGAGCAGCTGGGTGGCCAGCCGCACCGGCTGCTGAACAACCCCGATGTGCCTGCTTTTGTGCAGGGCGCCAGCAACTTCGCTTACCGCGACAACTGCCGCTACAGTGTGGAAGGCGTCGTCTGCAAGGTGCCACAAGGGCACTATTTCATGATGGGTGACAACCGCGATAATTCGCTGGATTCACGCTACTGGGGCTTTGTGCCCGAGGCGAACATCGTGGGCAAGGCGTTCTTTGTCTGGATGAACTTTGGCAACCTCAAGCGGATTGGTTCATTTCATTAA
- the lepA gene encoding translation elongation factor 4 has product MKHIRNFSIIAHIDHGKSTLADRLIQRCGGLADRDMEAQVLDSMDIEKERGITIKAQTAALQYKAQDGQVYNLNLIDTPGHVDFSYEVSRSLSACEGALLVVDASQGVEAQTVANCYTALDLGVEVVPVLNKMDLPNADPDNAKAEIEDVIGIDATDAIPCSAKTGMGIDEILEAIVAKVPAPKGNPDGPLRAMIIDSWFDSYVGVVMLVRVVDGRLLKGERFKMMASGAVYNADTLGVFTPANEPRNSLDAGQVGYIIAGIKELQAAKVGDTITLEKKLPNNAGPATEALPGFKEIQPQVFAGLYPTEASEYDSLRDALEKLKLNDASLHYEPEVSQALGFGFRCGFLGLLHMEIVQERLEREFDQDLITTAPSVVYQVVRADGEVIMVENPSKMPDQGRLEEIREPIVTVHLYMPQDYVGPVMTLANQKRGVQMNMAYHGRQVMLTYEMPLGEIVLDFFDKLKSVSRGYASMDYEFKEYRASDVVKVDILLNGEKVDALSIIVHRSQSQYRGRAVVAKMREIISRQMYDVAIQAAIGANIIARETIKALRKNVLAKCYGGDVSRKRKLLEKQKAGKKRMKQIGSVEVPQEAFLAILQVED; this is encoded by the coding sequence ATGAAACACATCAGAAATTTTTCCATCATTGCGCACATTGACCATGGCAAATCGACGTTGGCCGACCGCTTGATCCAGCGGTGCGGTGGACTCGCAGATCGCGATATGGAGGCGCAGGTGCTTGACTCGATGGACATCGAGAAAGAGCGTGGGATAACCATCAAGGCGCAGACCGCTGCCCTGCAATACAAGGCCCAGGACGGGCAGGTCTACAACCTCAATCTGATCGACACGCCGGGCCATGTGGACTTCTCCTATGAGGTGAGCCGCTCCCTGTCTGCCTGCGAGGGCGCCTTGCTGGTGGTCGATGCATCGCAAGGTGTGGAAGCGCAGACCGTGGCCAACTGCTACACCGCCCTCGACCTCGGTGTGGAAGTGGTTCCCGTGCTCAACAAGATGGATCTGCCCAACGCAGATCCCGACAACGCCAAGGCCGAGATCGAGGATGTGATCGGCATCGACGCCACCGATGCCATTCCCTGTTCGGCCAAGACCGGCATGGGCATTGACGAAATCCTCGAAGCCATTGTTGCGAAGGTGCCTGCGCCCAAGGGCAACCCGGATGGCCCCTTGCGCGCGATGATCATCGACAGCTGGTTTGACAGCTACGTCGGCGTGGTGATGCTCGTTCGCGTGGTCGATGGTCGTTTGCTCAAGGGCGAACGTTTCAAGATGATGGCCAGTGGCGCGGTGTACAACGCCGATACCCTGGGTGTGTTCACGCCCGCCAACGAGCCGCGCAATTCGCTCGATGCCGGCCAGGTGGGCTACATCATTGCCGGCATCAAAGAGCTGCAGGCAGCCAAGGTCGGCGACACCATCACGCTCGAAAAGAAACTGCCCAACAACGCCGGCCCCGCCACCGAGGCGCTGCCCGGCTTCAAGGAAATCCAGCCCCAGGTGTTTGCCGGGCTGTACCCCACCGAGGCCAGTGAATACGACTCGCTGCGCGACGCGCTCGAAAAGCTCAAGCTCAATGATGCATCGCTGCACTACGAGCCCGAGGTCAGCCAGGCGCTGGGTTTTGGTTTCCGTTGCGGATTCCTGGGCTTGCTGCACATGGAGATCGTGCAGGAGCGTCTGGAGCGTGAGTTCGACCAGGACCTCATCACCACCGCCCCAAGCGTGGTGTACCAGGTGGTCCGGGCCGATGGCGAAGTGATCATGGTGGAGAACCCCTCCAAGATGCCCGACCAGGGACGGCTGGAGGAAATCCGCGAGCCCATTGTCACGGTGCACCTGTACATGCCGCAGGACTATGTGGGCCCGGTGATGACGCTGGCCAACCAGAAGCGCGGTGTGCAGATGAACATGGCGTACCACGGTCGCCAGGTCATGCTCACCTATGAAATGCCGCTGGGTGAAATCGTGCTCGACTTCTTCGACAAGCTCAAGTCGGTGTCGCGCGGTTATGCGTCCATGGACTACGAGTTCAAGGAGTACCGCGCGTCGGACGTGGTGAAGGTCGACATTCTTCTCAACGGCGAAAAGGTGGATGCGTTGTCCATCATCGTGCATCGCTCGCAGTCGCAGTATCGCGGCCGCGCCGTGGTGGCCAAGATGCGCGAGATCATCAGCCGCCAGATGTATGACGTGGCTATTCAGGCCGCCATCGGCGCCAACATCATTGCGCGCGAAACCATCAAGGCATTGCGCAAAAACGTGCTGGCAAAATGCTACGGCGGCGACGTCAGCCGCAAACGCAAGCTCCTCGAAAAGCAGAAGGCAGGCAAGAAGCGCATGAAACAGATTGGCTCGGTCGAGGTGCCCCAGGAGGCATTCCTCGCCATTTTGCAGGTGGAAGATTGA
- a CDS encoding DegQ family serine endoprotease produces MIRIDWKKLPSFALAGVLMGTASLVAVPHGAALAQPAVSRGLPDFTELVEQVGPSVVNIRTSEKVSARTNTNGMDEDMLEFFRRFGVPIPNMPRQQRPQRPQPDEEQPRGVGSGFILTADGYVMTNAHVVEGADEVIVTLTDKREFKAKLVGADKRTDVAVVKIDATGLPAVKVGDVSRLKVGEWVMAIGSPFGLESTVTAGIVSAKQRDTGDYLPFIQTDVAINPGNSGGPLINMRGEVVGINSQIYSRSGGFMGISFAIPMDEAIRVSEQLRATGRVTRGRIGVQIGQVSKDVAESIGLGKASGALVTGVEAGSPADKAGLEAGDIITRFDGKVIDKLADLPRLVGNTKPGTKSTVTVFRRGSAKDLGITIAEIEGDKPASKLAEREEKPKASPAAQLLGLSVSGLTDAQKKELKIRGGVVVNVAADAAARAGLREGDIILSIANIEITGVKDFEAALAKLDKNKPVNVLYRRGEWAQYALIRPSK; encoded by the coding sequence ATGATCAGGATCGATTGGAAAAAACTGCCCTCTTTTGCGCTGGCCGGCGTGTTGATGGGGACTGCAAGCCTGGTGGCCGTGCCACACGGTGCCGCCTTGGCGCAACCCGCTGTATCTCGGGGTTTGCCTGACTTCACTGAACTGGTGGAGCAGGTGGGGCCGTCAGTGGTGAACATCCGCACCTCCGAGAAGGTGTCGGCGCGCACCAACACGAACGGCATGGACGAAGACATGCTCGAGTTCTTCCGGCGTTTTGGCGTGCCCATCCCCAACATGCCCCGGCAGCAAAGACCCCAGCGTCCCCAGCCCGATGAAGAGCAGCCGCGGGGCGTGGGGTCGGGATTCATCCTCACCGCAGATGGGTATGTGATGACCAATGCCCATGTCGTTGAGGGCGCTGACGAGGTCATCGTTACGTTGACGGACAAGCGGGAGTTCAAGGCCAAGCTCGTGGGGGCCGACAAGCGCACCGACGTGGCAGTGGTCAAGATCGACGCAACCGGCCTGCCTGCTGTGAAGGTGGGCGATGTCAGCCGCCTGAAGGTGGGCGAATGGGTAATGGCCATCGGTTCGCCATTTGGCCTGGAGAGCACCGTCACGGCAGGGATCGTGAGCGCCAAGCAGCGGGATACGGGCGACTATCTGCCGTTCATCCAGACCGACGTGGCCATCAATCCGGGCAACTCGGGTGGCCCGTTGATCAACATGCGCGGTGAGGTCGTGGGCATCAACAGCCAGATCTATTCGCGGTCTGGCGGGTTCATGGGCATCTCGTTTGCGATTCCCATGGACGAGGCCATTCGGGTGAGCGAGCAGTTGCGTGCCACCGGCCGTGTGACCCGCGGGCGCATTGGTGTCCAGATCGGGCAGGTCAGCAAGGACGTTGCCGAATCCATCGGCCTTGGCAAGGCGTCTGGCGCACTGGTGACGGGCGTGGAAGCGGGATCACCGGCCGACAAGGCGGGCCTCGAGGCGGGTGACATCATCACCCGTTTTGATGGCAAGGTGATCGACAAGCTGGCAGATCTCCCGCGTCTGGTGGGCAACACGAAGCCCGGAACAAAAAGCACCGTCACGGTGTTCCGCCGTGGCAGCGCCAAGGACCTGGGCATCACTATCGCGGAAATCGAGGGTGACAAGCCGGCGAGCAAGCTCGCAGAACGCGAAGAAAAGCCCAAGGCTTCGCCTGCCGCACAGTTGCTCGGGTTGTCGGTGAGTGGGTTGACCGATGCGCAAAAGAAAGAGCTGAAGATCCGCGGCGGTGTGGTGGTGAATGTTGCCGCCGACGCTGCAGCCCGTGCCGGCCTGCGCGAAGGCGACATCATCCTTTCCATCGCCAACATCGAGATCACTGGCGTCAAGGATTTCGAGGCGGCGCTGGCGAAGCTGGACAAGAACAAGCCCGTCAATGTGCTGTACCGGCGGGGAGAATGGGCCCAGTACGCCTTGATTCGCCCCTCGAAGTGA